In the genome of Calothrix sp. PCC 6303, the window AATGAGGAATGCGCTTTACCCCTACCAACCCATCTGTCGCATTATTTCTTCAAATTGGTATTACCTAAAAGCTATTTTTCCGTTTCTATTGGTTCTACACCCAAGCGATTTTCTGAGTTCATTTTAATTCGACAATCCACTGGCTCAAAAGAGTTTGTTTGATTGACAGTCTTTGTCCTATTATCGGCTATTTGAAAATTACAAGTGTAGGTTCCTAAAAGTTCTTCTTGGTAATTAAAAACCCTAGTGCTGTAACCAAAGTTTTTGGCATTAGCACCAACTCTATTAATAAAGTTATAGCGTTCTAAATAATCAAATATACTCCAAAACTGTTGATTAACAACTACATCTACTCTTTTTAACTGAGGATAAGCAATCCAATTATCCATGAGTTTTTTTTCAAAGTTCTCTTTAATCCACCACAAACTTGGTGCAGTCAGACCATTTTGATTAATGGTTCTCGATGTCAAAACTCCGCTGGGAGGATTAGGACTATTTAAGAATTTTAAATCTAATGGTGCTTCTGAAAGTTTCTGAGCCGTAACTATTTGTGCTTGTGAAGTTGGAATTAAGACGGGATGAAATTGAGCTAGCCCCATACCCAAAAATAAAATAATTGATTTGGACGGGAACATTTTGCAGATTTTTGGCATCACTAAATATCCAGTTTTAGAGTGACTTTAGGAAGTGAATTGAAGATGTTTCAATTTTAGCTATGGACAGAAAAAAAAACAAATTTTTCTCCGGCGAGAAACAGGCGATTGTAGCCTTTGAATTAGGAAGGTAAATGCTGATTAACCGTTAAAGTACCGGCGTTTCAAACAAAGACAAAGAAATCAATAAATCAAGAATAAAAATTGCCACCCAACTTGTCACCACTGCTGCTGTTGTAGCTTCTCCCACACCCCTAACACCCCCCGAAGCATTTAACCCCCAACTACAGCAATTAACGGCTACCATGATGCCAAACACTAAAGCTTTGAGTAATACCACCAGCAAATCGTTGATGCTGAGAAACTCTTGAACTGATCCCAAAAATACCTCCGGTTCCAAACGATATAGTTGTGCACCAGCAAATACTCCTCCGCAGACACCTATAACTAAGGCAAAAATCGTTAAAATAGGCATCATCACAGAGCAACTGATGACTCGTGGCAAAATTAGATAGTCAATGGGGTCAGTTTTGAGCATATACAGTGCATCAATTTGCTCAGAAATTCGCATTGCCCCCAATTCTGCGGTAAAAGCTGAACCCACTTGTCCTGCCATGATGCTAGCTGTGAGGATTGGTGCAAGTTCGCGGCAAAAAGCTAAGGCAAAGGCACCTCCCACCTGATCTACTGCACCAAATTTTGCTAATTCACGGGCTGTTTGGATAGTAAAAATCATCCCCGCAAATAAGTTAACTAGCAAAACTGGTGAAATAGAAAGAGGTCCAGCTTTGAACATTTGTTCCAAAACGATGCGATGGTAGATTTTGCCTTGACATAGATGCAGCATTACCTGACCGAAAAGCAGTAATGTTGCTTTGAGATGGGCGATAATACCAGATTTTGAGGGAGATTGTTTTGGTGCCAATATTGTTTACACCTCACACTTAACCCCCTAACTCTAGCTTGGCTTGGTTGCTTGTATTACTTGTAAGCTGCCACCAGCATAAAACTTTTGAGATTTAATTTGCAAACCGTTTGTTTTTAATAATTCTGGCAAGTTGGTTTTAATCAATTCCCAAGCGGTTTCGGTTTCAAATAGCCAGAAAAATACCGATAAACCCGGAACAAACAAGGGATTACTGGGTTTATGGAAATCTACTAGGGTAAATATTCCCCCCGGTTTGAGGATTCGGTATACTTCTTTAAGAATTTTTTGCAATTGTTGGGGTTGCATTTCATGGAGTGCCGCGCTAGTATGAACAACGTCGAATGTACTATCAGGTAAGTTAGTATCTTCGGCAAATGCTTCTATATAGCTTGCTTGGGGCACGTTGTTTTTGGCTCTTTTTAAAGAAAGTGGAGAAGCGTCGAGTCCTGTAACTTGTTGGGAATATTTAGCTAAAAAATGGGTTGCTTGACCACTGCCACAACATAAATCTAAAATCTTTGTATCTGAGCAAAGTGTTAAGTCTTGCAAAGCAAGTTGTCGAAATTTAGATTCGCCACCAACGCTCAAAGCCGCCAAGCGAGATATACCGTTGTAAAGCCATTGATAGCGATAACTTAAATCGCGCAATATTGTTGCCACTGTATCTATTCCTTGCAAATAAATCGTATCTTTAATTAAAGATATATTGTTAACATAAGTAAAAAACATGAAAGAGGTTGGGGGAAAATAACTGCTATGGATCGTGTAGGCGTATTATTACTCAATCTCGGTGGTCCCGATAAGTTGGAAGATGTCGGACCATTTCTGTATAATTTATTTTCCGATCCAGAAATTATTCGCTTGCCATTTCCTTGGTTACAAAAGCCTTTGGCATGGTTTATAGCTTCCCGAAGAACTAAGCGATCGCAAGAGAACTACAAACAGATAGGTGGAAGTTCCCCCTTGCGGAGTATCACCGAAGCTCAGGGTGAAGCTTTGCGGGACAAGTTGCGGGAAATGGGAGAGGATGCGGAAATTTATGTGGGGATGCGTTATTGGCACCCTTTCACCGAAGAAGCGATCGCGCGCATCACCAAAGATGGAATTAAGGAACTAGTAATTTTACCTTTGTATCCCCAATTTTCCATCAGCACCAGTGGTTCCAGCTTCCGAATGCTAGAGAAATTTTGGCAGGAAGATCCTGCACTAGCACCAGTGAAATACACGGTCATTGCTTCCTGGTACAAAGAACCAGGATATCTCAAAGCAATGGCAGATTTAATTGCCCAAGAATTAGATCAAATTCCTAATTCTGAAGAAGCACATATATTCTTTAGCGCTCATGGTGTCCCCAAAAGCTACGTGGAGGAAGCTGGAGACCCCTATCAAAGGGAAATTGAGGAATGTACCGAATTGAT includes:
- a CDS encoding MlaE family ABC transporter permease, giving the protein MAPKQSPSKSGIIAHLKATLLLFGQVMLHLCQGKIYHRIVLEQMFKAGPLSISPVLLVNLFAGMIFTIQTARELAKFGAVDQVGGAFALAFCRELAPILTASIMAGQVGSAFTAELGAMRISEQIDALYMLKTDPIDYLILPRVISCSVMMPILTIFALVIGVCGGVFAGAQLYRLEPEVFLGSVQEFLSINDLLVVLLKALVFGIMVAVNCCSWGLNASGGVRGVGEATTAAVVTSWVAIFILDLLISLSLFETPVL
- a CDS encoding class I SAM-dependent methyltransferase → MATILRDLSYRYQWLYNGISRLAALSVGGESKFRQLALQDLTLCSDTKILDLCCGSGQATHFLAKYSQQVTGLDASPLSLKRAKNNVPQASYIEAFAEDTNLPDSTFDVVHTSAALHEMQPQQLQKILKEVYRILKPGGIFTLVDFHKPSNPLFVPGLSVFFWLFETETAWELIKTNLPELLKTNGLQIKSQKFYAGGSLQVIQATKPS
- the hemH gene encoding ferrochelatase; this translates as MDRVGVLLLNLGGPDKLEDVGPFLYNLFSDPEIIRLPFPWLQKPLAWFIASRRTKRSQENYKQIGGSSPLRSITEAQGEALRDKLREMGEDAEIYVGMRYWHPFTEEAIARITKDGIKELVILPLYPQFSISTSGSSFRMLEKFWQEDPALAPVKYTVIASWYKEPGYLKAMADLIAQELDQIPNSEEAHIFFSAHGVPKSYVEEAGDPYQREIEECTELIMRTLNRPNQHTLAYQSRVGPVEWLKPYTEDAIAQLGAKGIKDLVVVPISFVSEHIETLQEIDMEYRELAEEAGIHNFRRVPALNTHPTFIRALADLVVNARKSPKVALSEVAQMKKGTKMYPPEAWEWGITTSAEVWNGRIAMLGFIALIIEMMTGQGLLHFIGLVH